A genomic window from Sulfurospirillum diekertiae includes:
- the rimO gene encoding 30S ribosomal protein S12 methylthiotransferase RimO translates to MKKLHLVSLGCNKNLVDSEVMLGKLQAYEMCDDPSQADVLIVNTCGFIGPAKEESLNTIFSLHEARKKGSLLVMAGCLTERYKEDLTKELKEVDLFTGVGDYDKIDEIIALRQNRFSPATYLLNEEERIITGSNAHAYVKLSEGCNQACSFCAIPGFKGKLHSRTLESLVKEVKALVSKGFYDFSFISQDSSSFLRDVGEKEGLIKLIEAVEQIEGVKSARILYLYPTTTSNALIERIISSPLFHNYFDMPIQHISDSMLKRMKRGAGRERIIEQLNLMRQAPNSFIRTSFIVGHPGESEAEFQELLDFTKTFDFDRVNIFAYSDEEDTSAYEMDEKIDTKTINKRIKQLDKLVQAKTKKSFEKEVGKEVIILVEGESSEHEFFMGARELLWAPSIDGEVLVNDSDIENIEVGLCYRATITECAGDQLIATITSVA, encoded by the coding sequence TTGAAAAAACTACATTTAGTCTCACTTGGCTGCAACAAAAATCTCGTTGACAGTGAAGTCATGCTTGGCAAACTTCAAGCCTATGAAATGTGCGATGACCCAAGTCAGGCCGATGTCTTGATCGTCAATACGTGTGGCTTCATTGGACCTGCGAAAGAAGAGAGTCTTAACACCATTTTTTCACTGCATGAAGCCCGTAAAAAAGGCTCGTTGCTTGTGATGGCAGGCTGCCTTACCGAACGCTACAAAGAAGATTTGACGAAAGAGCTCAAAGAGGTTGATCTGTTTACGGGCGTGGGGGATTATGATAAAATTGATGAAATCATCGCACTTCGCCAAAACCGTTTTAGCCCTGCAACATACCTTTTAAACGAAGAAGAACGTATTATTACAGGCTCAAATGCACATGCGTATGTCAAACTTTCCGAAGGCTGTAATCAAGCGTGTAGCTTTTGCGCTATTCCTGGCTTTAAAGGCAAACTCCATTCTCGAACATTGGAATCTTTAGTGAAAGAGGTCAAAGCACTCGTTTCAAAAGGTTTTTATGATTTTAGCTTTATCTCGCAGGATAGTAGCTCCTTTCTTCGTGATGTGGGCGAAAAAGAGGGTTTGATTAAACTCATTGAGGCCGTAGAGCAAATCGAAGGCGTGAAAAGTGCGCGCATTTTATATCTTTATCCAACGACAACATCCAATGCTTTAATTGAGCGCATTATTAGCTCTCCCCTCTTTCATAATTACTTTGATATGCCGATCCAACACATCAGCGATTCTATGCTTAAACGTATGAAACGAGGGGCTGGACGTGAGCGTATCATTGAGCAACTTAACCTTATGCGCCAAGCGCCCAATAGCTTTATTCGCACCAGCTTTATTGTGGGTCACCCGGGTGAAAGTGAAGCAGAGTTTCAAGAGCTTTTGGACTTCACCAAAACGTTTGATTTTGATCGTGTGAACATCTTTGCCTATTCCGATGAAGAAGACACTTCCGCTTATGAAATGGATGAAAAAATCGACACCAAAACGATCAATAAACGCATTAAACAACTTGACAAACTCGTCCAAGCCAAAACGAAAAAAAGTTTTGAAAAAGAGGTCGGCAAAGAGGTGATCATCTTGGTTGAAGGAGAAAGTAGCGAGCATGAGTTTTTTATGGGCGCACGCGAGCTTCTCTGGGCACCGAGCATTGATGGCGAAGTCTTGGTTAATGACTCCGATATTGAGAACATTGAAGTAGGCCTTTGCTACCGTGCAACGATTACGGAGTGTGCGGGAGATCAACTCATTGCAACCATTACCTCTGTTGCATAA
- the panC gene encoding pantoate--beta-alanine ligase encodes MKIVKTIDELKLARSELKGTIGFVPTMGALHNGHLSLMQNAVAQNDHAIVSVFVNPTQFLVGEDFNTYPKRTQADIKICELAGVSILFMPTPEVMYSSLEPSILAPSAKAYILEGLARPGHFDGVLRVVLKLFNLTKPTRAYFGKKDAQQLYLIQNMVKSLFLDLEIVPCEIVREDDDLALSSRNVYLNAKERQEALLLCESLKVATHDIIAGERHIEAIKAEMLRTLAPLHVEYVEILNRDFDTIETIEIGNSIILVCAKVGTTRLIDNLWI; translated from the coding sequence ATGAAAATAGTAAAAACGATTGATGAACTCAAGCTCGCTAGAAGCGAGTTAAAAGGTACCATAGGCTTTGTTCCAACTATGGGAGCATTGCACAATGGACACCTCTCTTTAATGCAAAATGCTGTAGCTCAAAATGATCATGCCATTGTCTCTGTATTTGTCAACCCTACCCAATTTCTAGTAGGAGAAGATTTTAATACCTACCCTAAGCGTACTCAAGCCGATATTAAAATTTGTGAACTTGCAGGCGTAAGTATTTTATTTATGCCGACCCCTGAAGTAATGTACTCCTCTCTCGAGCCAAGTATCCTAGCACCAAGCGCTAAAGCCTATATTCTTGAAGGACTAGCTCGCCCTGGTCATTTTGATGGTGTTTTACGTGTGGTTCTGAAACTGTTTAACTTGACCAAACCAACACGGGCTTATTTTGGTAAAAAAGATGCGCAACAACTCTATTTGATTCAAAATATGGTTAAAAGCCTCTTTCTGGATTTGGAAATTGTTCCTTGTGAAATCGTCAGAGAAGATGATGATTTAGCGCTTTCTAGTCGCAATGTGTACCTAAATGCAAAAGAGCGCCAAGAGGCACTTTTACTGTGCGAATCCCTCAAAGTGGCAACCCATGACATTATCGCTGGAGAGCGTCATATTGAGGCTATTAAAGCTGAAATGTTGCGCACCCTAGCACCTTTACATGTAGAATACGTGGAAATTTTAAATCGTGATTTTGATACAATAGAAACCATTGAAATAGGCAACTCCATCATTCTCGTCTGCGCCAAAGTTGGCACGACTCGCCTCATTGATAATTTATGGATTTAA
- the prfB gene encoding peptide chain release factor 2 codes for MDSYEYTELLKKLTTKVDNIAQIIKPDELISRLKEIETIEQNPEFWNDAKKAAELQKEKTALNSLLNRYTKANTVVVDAVDLYEMANSENDETTLEELYKDAHHLEDHITNLEIAMMLSGENDNNNAIISIHPGAGGTESQDWASILYRMYLRWAERLGFKVEVLDYQEGEEAGLKDVSFIISGENAYGYLKVENGIHRLVRISPFDANAKRHTSFSSVMVSPEVDDDIDIVIEDRDLKVDTYRSGGAGGQHVNKTDSAIRITHMPTGIVVQCQNDRSQHKNRATAMKMLKSRLYEYELEKQQAVKDGVEKSDNGWGHQIRSYVLAPYQQVKDTRSNIAYSQVSNILDGDISKMIEDVLIAQKR; via the coding sequence TTGGATAGTTACGAATACACCGAACTTCTCAAAAAATTAACCACAAAAGTGGATAACATCGCACAGATTATTAAGCCAGATGAGCTGATCTCAAGGCTTAAAGAGATCGAAACGATTGAACAAAACCCTGAGTTTTGGAATGATGCCAAAAAAGCAGCGGAGTTACAAAAAGAAAAAACAGCACTCAACTCTTTACTCAATCGTTATACCAAAGCAAATACGGTTGTTGTGGATGCCGTGGATTTATATGAAATGGCAAACAGTGAAAACGATGAAACAACACTGGAAGAGCTTTATAAAGATGCACACCATTTGGAAGATCATATCACCAATTTAGAAATTGCCATGATGCTCAGTGGTGAAAATGACAATAACAATGCTATTATTTCTATTCATCCAGGCGCTGGTGGAACTGAGAGTCAAGATTGGGCGAGTATCTTATACAGAATGTATCTAAGATGGGCAGAGCGCTTAGGCTTTAAAGTCGAAGTCCTTGACTACCAAGAGGGCGAAGAGGCTGGGCTTAAAGATGTCAGCTTTATCATCAGTGGGGAAAATGCTTATGGCTACCTCAAGGTCGAAAATGGTATTCATCGTTTGGTACGTATTAGTCCCTTTGATGCCAATGCAAAACGTCACACATCGTTTAGTTCTGTCATGGTTTCTCCTGAAGTGGATGATGATATTGACATTGTCATCGAAGATCGTGATCTTAAAGTCGATACCTATCGCTCTGGTGGAGCGGGTGGTCAGCACGTCAATAAAACGGACAGTGCGATTCGAATTACTCATATGCCAACCGGTATTGTGGTACAGTGCCAAAATGACAGATCTCAGCACAAAAATAGAGCAACCGCTATGAAAATGTTGAAATCTCGTTTGTATGAATATGAGCTTGAAAAACAACAAGCTGTGAAAGATGGTGTTGAAAAAAGTGATAATGGCTGGGGACATCAGATTCGCAGTTACGTTTTAGCACCGTATCAGCAAGTGAAAGACACTCGAAGCAATATTGCGTATTCTCAAGTGAGCAATATTTTGGATGGTGATATTTCAAAAATGATTGAAGATGTACTCATTGCACAAAAACGCTAG